GACTTCAGCGTCTCTTTAAGGTGGCCGCTCCTGGTCACCTTCTTGAGACTCAAGCCCCGTTTCTTCAGCTCTCGCTCACAGATTTCCCGCCCAACCTTGAGGCTTCTCTCCTGTTCCTCTTTTTTCAGCCAGTGTCGTATCCGACTGCGCGCACGGCTGGTTTTCACCAGGGTCAGCCATCCCCGGTTCGGACATTGTGCCGAGGAGGTGATGATCTCAACCTTGTCGCCGCTCTGCAGCTCGTGCTTGAGGGGGACAATCCGGTCATTGACGCGAGCGCCGGCACAGTGGTCACCGACTTCGGTGTGGATCGAATAGGCAAAATCAAGGGGAGTGCTGCCCATCGGCAGTTCTTTCACTTCACCGTTCGGGGTCAGAGCATAGATGTCCGCTTCCCGCAATTCCCCCCTGACCGCCTCCAGAAATTCTCCCGGGTCCTGGAGGTCGTTGAGTTCCTGGAGAGACTGGACCAGCTGTTTCAGCCACTGGAAAAGCCTGGCATCCTTGCTGGATATAGCCTTCCCCTCCTTATAGGCCCAGTGGGCGGCAATCCCCCCATTGGCGATCTCATCCATTTCCTCGGTCCTGATCTGGACCTCCATGAACTCTCCGCGCGGCCCGACCACCGTGGTGTGCAGCGACTGATACATGTTTGACTTGGGACTGCTGATAAAGTCCTTGAACCGGCCGGAAACCGGCTGCCAGAGATCATGCAGCAAGCCGAGAACTTCATAACATTCACGGACCGAACCGAGAATGATCCGGAATGCCACCTTGTCGTAGACCTTCTCCAGAGGGATATTCTGGACAATCAGCTTCTTGTAAATACTGTAGAGATGTTTCGGCCGGCCGAGAATTCTGAAATCGCCGATATCCTGTTCCTTGATCTTCTTGGAGAGAAGGGCCTTGACCTCTTCAACATACGCTTCACGATCACTCAATGAAGTAGTGATTCTGCTGACCAGATCGAGATATTCTTCAGGATTGAGATAGGAAAACGAAAGGTCCTCAAGCTCCCTTTTCAGCCAGTCGATCCCCAGGCGGCTCGCCAGCGGGGCGTAAAGATCCATGGTTTCCTGGGCGTATTCCAGCTGCTTTTCCCGGGAGACATTGTCAAGTG
The Pseudomonadota bacterium DNA segment above includes these coding regions:
- a CDS encoding bifunctional (p)ppGpp synthetase/guanosine-3',5'-bis(diphosphate) 3'-pyrophosphohydrolase; protein product: MAVPDTNKAGGLELAAPVFAEILVMVREYISAADLVELQKAYEYATEIYSGHHRISGRPYLYHALSVTKILARLKLDLHTLIAGILHGAIKEPASVPEKELEKRFGPEVLSIVKGVTKITSVHFDSRLAFQAENIRRMLLAMSDDIRILILKLADQLHDMQSLDNVSREKQLEYAQETMDLYAPLASRLGIDWLKRELEDLSFSYLNPEEYLDLVSRITTSLSDREAYVEEVKALLSKKIKEQDIGDFRILGRPKHLYSIYKKLIVQNIPLEKVYDKVAFRIILGSVRECYEVLGLLHDLWQPVSGRFKDFISSPKSNMYQSLHTTVVGPRGEFMEVQIRTEEMDEIANGGIAAHWAYKEGKAISSKDARLFQWLKQLVQSLQELNDLQDPGEFLEAVRGELREADIYALTPNGEVKELPMGSTPLDFAYSIHTEVGDHCAGARVNDRIVPLKHELQSGDKVEIITSSAQCPNRGWLTLVKTSRARSRIRHWLKKEEQERSLKVGREICERELKKRGLSLKKVTRSGHLKETLKSFSCNTLDELVRQVGSGRITVKDIANRMQPEEMRAEDSPVEQQLLETEKGKVQKKKKHAGRENALVIDGVDNMLTKISKCCMPVPGDPIAGFITAGRGISVHRADCRNFLVTDPDRHVDVSWAAESAAGHQVQIRVIAQDQRGLIASVSNTINISEADIVSMEAHTSADNLAVVNLVLEVAGTDHLAKVLQQIRKISGVLEAGRK